A single Natranaerobius thermophilus JW/NM-WN-LF DNA region contains:
- a CDS encoding sigma-54-dependent Fis family transcriptional regulator — translation MDFSNLTVLTAGDAVIKDISIVSPSATVKELNEIMLLKKKEEVLVMENQAIVGVITKNDLVKNLATGIKWDTEVKYIMTRNVIRFKDHEDLTGVRDNMRFHGIKRAPVLNENEECLGLITVKSICDAFSNRLWHVVDYLQMVLNNLNEGVFILSSDGEVLYQNNALAGILATQSAQSTQPEIPRELLQKIQSGSGGDFVYHLNNKVYSVNVAPFPCNESEENKLVTIKNVTHITELQEQLSRANSKLNYLENTVSKISQEHYTFGNIFSVSPKMEHVIELAKQVAPTKATVLINGESGTGKELLANAIHQHSDRKDAPLITINCGAIPENLAESEFFGYCSGAFTGAKKEGKPGAFEIADGGTLFLDEIGDLPLNMQAKLLRALQEGSFYRVGGIEPVSVDVRIIAATNQNLEELVQNNQFREDLYYRINVANLELPPLREKTEDIMPLTKRFIDHFSQVHGIEITEIEQAVMDTLEEYHWPGNVRELKNVIERLVIFSTQGKISIKALPSYLHPGPKFGSQDQQQLHEQLHRQHSQDDNFSNKSNSESKIDELERKTILDSLKKHSFNKAKVARELNIPRSTLYYRMKVLNIN, via the coding sequence ATGGACTTTTCCAATCTGACAGTTTTAACAGCAGGGGATGCAGTCATTAAAGATATTTCTATTGTTTCACCTAGTGCCACAGTCAAAGAGTTAAATGAAATTATGCTGCTAAAGAAAAAAGAAGAAGTACTGGTGATGGAAAATCAAGCTATAGTCGGTGTGATTACAAAAAACGATTTAGTAAAAAACTTAGCAACAGGAATAAAATGGGATACTGAAGTAAAATATATCATGACACGTAATGTCATCCGCTTTAAAGACCACGAAGATTTAACTGGAGTTCGGGACAACATGCGATTTCACGGTATTAAAAGAGCTCCTGTTTTAAATGAAAATGAGGAATGCCTTGGCTTGATAACTGTCAAATCTATCTGTGACGCATTTTCAAATAGACTGTGGCATGTGGTGGATTACCTGCAAATGGTTTTAAATAATCTCAATGAAGGTGTATTTATTCTCTCGAGTGATGGAGAAGTCCTTTATCAAAATAATGCACTAGCCGGTATTCTAGCAACTCAGTCCGCTCAATCTACTCAGCCCGAGATTCCAAGGGAATTATTACAAAAAATCCAATCCGGAAGTGGAGGAGATTTCGTATACCATCTGAATAACAAAGTTTATTCAGTTAATGTAGCACCTTTTCCATGTAATGAGTCCGAAGAAAATAAATTAGTCACAATCAAGAATGTTACTCACATAACGGAACTCCAAGAACAACTAAGCCGAGCCAATAGTAAACTAAACTATCTGGAAAATACAGTCAGTAAAATTTCTCAAGAGCATTATACTTTTGGTAACATTTTTTCTGTTAGTCCAAAAATGGAACATGTAATTGAACTGGCAAAACAGGTAGCACCAACTAAAGCCACAGTCCTCATAAATGGTGAAAGCGGAACAGGAAAAGAATTACTGGCAAATGCCATTCATCAACACAGTGATAGAAAAGACGCTCCATTGATCACTATTAACTGCGGTGCTATCCCTGAAAATTTAGCTGAAAGTGAGTTCTTCGGATATTGTTCGGGGGCTTTCACAGGGGCAAAAAAAGAAGGTAAACCAGGGGCTTTTGAAATAGCGGATGGAGGGACTTTATTTCTCGATGAAATAGGTGATCTCCCTCTTAATATGCAAGCAAAATTACTAAGAGCACTACAAGAAGGTTCCTTTTACAGAGTAGGAGGGATAGAACCTGTCAGTGTCGATGTCAGAATTATAGCAGCTACTAACCAAAACCTAGAAGAACTGGTTCAGAATAATCAGTTTAGAGAAGACTTATATTATCGAATCAATGTAGCGAATTTAGAACTTCCACCGCTAAGAGAAAAAACCGAAGACATTATGCCCCTAACTAAAAGATTTATAGATCATTTTTCCCAGGTTCACGGAATTGAGATTACAGAAATCGAACAAGCTGTTATGGATACTCTAGAGGAATATCACTGGCCCGGTAATGTAAGGGAATTAAAAAATGTAATAGAAAGACTTGTGATCTTTTCAACACAAGGCAAAATCAGTATCAAAGCGCTCCCCTCTTATCTACATCCAGGGCCAAAATTTGGCAGTCAAGATCAACAACAGTTACATGAACAGCTACACAGACAGCATTCACAGGATGATAATTTCAGTAATAAAAGTAATTCAGAAAGTAAAATTGATGAGCTTGAACGAAAAACCATTCTTGATTCCCTAAAGAAACATTCTTTCAACAAAGCTAAAGTTGCCCGTGAATTAAATATTCCCCGGAGTACACTTTATTATCGCATGAAAGTTTTAAATATAAATTAA